From the Anoplolepis gracilipes chromosome 15, ASM4749672v1, whole genome shotgun sequence genome, the window cttattaataattaatcaatttaaaacttaattagaataatatatttatatttgtccaGAGTACAGAGTATTCGGCTATAAAATGCTACACAATTTGTTAGTCTTTATTCCAGAAAAACTGTGTGCCAAACAATCTGGTTACCTGCTTGGCAAAGTGATATATGATGCGCATAgtaacttgaaaaaattttatattattagtttatcTAAAGCAGGCTCTACGGAATCAATTAAATGTACATTAGACACTATTggatattattctaatataaacaACGGAGCCAAAGAATTTTTGGACTATAAACATTCAGACTGGGTACACATCGCGGCAAAGCGTTCCCAGAATACAGAGGACGAGTTTTGTCTGACAAATATCGTTCTCAACAATAAGAGAATAGATCTGTCAACGATACGtgcaacaattattttgtatgatCATCGAGCGTTGCAGGAAACAGAATTGTTTGAGAGCAAAGCTGCATCAGGCGATCACTTTTACGAACTCGCAAAGCTGATACAAAGCATGAAAGATGAACTAAGGACCAAATCTAAATTTGTTTGCATCTGGGAAACTCTGTTGACTTGTCACATCTTCTTATACTTGTATCCTGTTTTATGGCTGTCGAAAATAACGGAGAAATTATTGCCAGTCTTAAAGTACTCCTCTCTTGGCTTGCATGTTTACAGCTGGTTGGAAAATATTAAGTGGATGCTAATCACAATTTTGCATGACAAGAATTTTAAGTTGAAAACAGGAAATTATGCCCTGGCAATTGTGATAGATATAGCACTGGGAATCTTTGTCTTGCAATTgttgcaatattatatcaaagatCAGCCTTCACAGCTGCTTCTAAACAATGCAGAggtgaatttataaatttaatgaaagatataaatcCAGTCTAAAGATgtgtaaatgaataaaataatttaattattatataaaatttgagttAGAcacttttaattctatttatttccattttctaTCACACAGTCTTAAtaattggaatttttatttcacacagAAAGTTGTAGAGACTCTAAAGGATCTAATTAATTGGCTAATGGGTGTACCAGCTGGCTTAAAGCTTAATCATGCTCTAAATAATAGCATGGGAAAGTTTTTCCTGTATCACATACAACTCTGGTGGACCTTCTTGACATTTTTAAAGCCGCTTTTAGatcttgcatttaaaatattgctctTATTTGGAAGATTGGGAGTTACATTTCAAATATCTATCATCGCAGATCTTCTAGCTCTCGTTAGTTTTCATACATACTGCATCTATGTTTATGCAGCAAGGTgcatatattttctcaaatatttaatgtgtaagaatctaataaaattcatgatttttttttacctcaaataatttaagagcCAAGTTTATTACAGGCTCTTCAATATACAGCTGAGAGGAATTACAGCTCTCTTCAGACTTTTTCttgggaaaaagaaaaatcctcTACGTGAAAGGGTAGACTCTTGTCAATATCAAACAGATCAACTGTTCGTTGGGACACTGTCGTTTACTATTCTTTTATTCCTAATGCCAACAACATGGATATATTACACTGTATTTACATTGGTAAGATCATGTCTGTTttgattttaactttttttagcgcattattcgaaatataatcacgatattatataattatagctcAGGCTAGTATCGATTGGATTTAGCGGTTTTTTAACcagattgaaattttatctacaaattaTGCCTGTTTACACTTTCTGGAAGTGGTTGTTGCAATCTTACAGCACCTGTAGTAAGTGTtctaataatatcatatattgcattgtggaaagaatttttttactgcCTAATATGTCatgaatagaatattataaatgataataataataataataattcccTGTAGGTACTGTTAATATCAAATTGCATTCTCATTGCGCGAAAAAACGATTAACGATATTAACAATGACTATAGTTGTCGCACCTTGGAGATTTACATGGAAAAAGTGCATTGCAGACACAATTATTTGCCATCCATCCATTGAATGGtgcacaatattaaataatattgtatggggtcaattgttataaaattgtataaaaaatatttatatctaatataataaattttatatataaatatacgttttTAACGAGTTTCTTGTaacattttgtagaaaaaaatatatatattgaaattattatatataataaaagtaattagcATCtactattatatctattatggaaaaaaaagtaGACATTATGAAGAACaaataactatttattatataacagggacaatattacgtaaaacaatcaagataatatatctaaatagaaattttcattttaatttcttccgATTTTCTGCTAAACTATTGTCAATTCGACTTAATGTATCTGCCAAATCGTTGTCGAGCATAAGATCAATGTCATTTTCTTCTCTTAAGATACAGAAATACACTAGAAAAACAGCTAGGCTGGCTGCTACGCTAAATGGTTGATACCATGGCATGCTATCTCCATATGGGTCACGATACTCGTTTACTCTCATAGTAGCAGCTTTTGTAGAAGAATACTTAATAGGTTGATCGGTGACGTTGTAGTTATCAGTGCCTGACAATCTAAATTCATCTTTAGAAGATGTGCTTTGTTtacttctaatattaaatgttatctgtGGTAAATTGtttctgtaataaaaataaatatatatcagattATTACGTTAagttatttaacaatataaaattcagtttttatcttaataatatttcataatttgcttcaatgtttattttttataaaataacaatattgaatttcttctttccaaaatttttaagaaatcgcATAAccttatctaaataaatatatacaactccccggaataaaatgtaaaaagcaaaacgatttttcattttaattacctTTTATTAAGCaatatattcttatctcgcagtaagagagaaaaaacatttttaatattgcctAACATTTGCATCATACGTTTGATGTAGGAATAAGTATTAGCAACAACTTCGGGGTGCATTCAAATTTACACCTTGGAGTAGCGTTGGCTTGACCAATCGGGGCAAAGGAAATTTTGTCCCGATTTTTCTCTTATCCCGATTGGTCGATCGCAAGCTACTTTACTCCAGGGAGTAAATTTTCGAACGCAATGCCAGAAATGCCTCGAATGCGTTATTGCGGACCGGCCTTTAGGACGCGCATGTATTGACATGACGTTGAACGGCGTGATTGGTCGGGCTGGCGGGCCAGTAGGTGGCGCATGCGCGTGAACGCGCAACGCTAGCGCACTGCCACAGGCACGCTCAATAAACGGCGCTAGTGTTTGTCAAGTGTCATAGCCGTTCCCATCGGCCGAGTGTTGCAAGACTTAAAATCGGTGATTTAATTAGGAATAACGTACTccttttttttagtaaaattgtGAAACTTTAAGCAATAATGACCGACAAAAAAGGTAACTATATGTCATAATCATGCGTTAGATATCTGTTTCGTTGCGTGTGTAATGTATACTGAGACAGTGTGAGGGAAATAATACAGACACATATGCATATCAACGCGCGTTTCATATACACGTATACGTAACGCACACACGCGTatgcgcgcacacacacgaCACGATACAACACGAATACCGAGGAACTCTCGTTCGAGATAAGCCGTATATACCTCACCACTTGTCATACGACGGGACGCCGACGTCGACGCGACTCCTGGTGCAAAGCGGCCCACATCGCGGCGTGGTGTCGCGTGACCTCAGTGCGTTGAAGCCCAGGCGCCGGCATGAGATCGCTCGAGTGCCTAGCCCGAGTTGACAGAGCAAATCAATACCGCACATCGCGCTGGGCATACAAAATGGCCTCCGGAGACTTGTTCATTCTCTTTcttccgagagagagagagagagagagagagagagagaaagagagagagagagagcgaaagagaaaatattttttaggcTCCTTTTGTCAGATTTCCAAATCCTCGTCTCTGAATCCTTAAAGCTTCTCTTATTTTCAAATCTTGGATTCGTCAATTCTTGATTTTCTTTGTATTCACGAAACGTTTATGTACActcttgtttttaatttttctaaatttttttttttttttgtcacatCGTTCTTGATTGTATCTAAGTTTTTAGACTGCCAATTATTGGGCACTCTTAAATTTTTGGAATgccaatttttaatctttatatatttatctttttaaataattgaattaacttttaatttctagttGAATTATTCACTTGATttcctttattaatttattttttatttaaaaatatttcagacaaaatattatttttatataaaatactgactTTAGTTTAGCTTTGTGaggtaaaatttcaaaaattgaattgtTTTGAGTACAAGAAgtctgtcaaattttattaatatatggtacaaaaattatatcaagcaatttgataatcaaattttaaatatttaataaaaaaaaagtcaaaaacgcgaatttgattattaagatgctttatataattttatattttatactaataaaatggagagatttctattaaaaaaaaaaaaagttcgaTTTTTTCAATTCCGTTTGTTTCCAAATATGATAAACAGCCAAATAGGTCCTTCAGCAATTTCCTTTAATTGTCATCCtttgtacatacatgcatatacatatttacataaatacatgtatagaATGTGTCACAAATCATGGTATATACAAGCGAAATGGAAATGATTTTTCATGCAAATGCAAATTGAAAGTGtagaatgaaattttttttcatacaaggCTTTGTTTTCGATAAAGTCGACTTTAAAGTTTCGTTCAAGTAAATGTACATGTATTGACTAATAATCAGAATCGGTTGAATGGATCTTACATGCAATTATTTCTGTTCGGACGTCTTATAAACGATGTCATAATGCAAATAATGTCACACTCTGTCTACTattattcacatttatatttaaaggaaTAAGGAAATtgcattaagaaaataatataaataaaatataatatcacttAAGGAAATCacattgagaaaataattgatgctataaataattagaaaattgtctaaaattataattacaagacAATAACGTACAGGtgttcgaaaattattattatgccgaaacacattattattaattcacattttaattCGTCgaacagtattttataaaataaaaagggcaacatttttatcaatttctaattaataaaataaatacattattgaacttgcattattttatatcaagtcacgatattgtttataaatataatcagaaaTAGAGTTATagataattcataaaattttttgagctTCGATTATCGGCAGAATTTCAAAACGattttatatcgaaaataaagttttatataaaataattttattctacagCTTCAACTCGCATTTGCATGAAAAATCacgtttattttgttatttatatatttaattatacacattatatatgtatatacctacattcgataatataaacatgtGATTCAacgatacatatatgtatgtgcacaCACACGTACCCACATACGCGTGCGTGTATATGGGTACGTATATGCGTGTATGCATGCGTGCAAgatatgtgtgtatgcgtgtatctatgtatgCATATGTGCGTATATCGTGTGTATGATGTTATTACGTGCGtgtgcatatacatatgcatatatacatgtacagaGAATGTTCTCTCTTATCATCCtaaatatctttgttattaatgatataaaaatatgtcgaaAAAAGAGagttaagattatattaaactattttaaattataatttatcgacccaatattataattgatattgaaaCAAATTCAACCTAATACAATGTGATCTTTTTACATGATTTTgtatacgaaaaatatttgtttaaatcatatttctttcaatatatcacgagaaaaataatatttataagagtagttatgatattttatatgtatatacaggctGAGAGTCAAAAATCGTAGCACAACTAAATGAACATAAgactttctaaaaataaatctaaaagtgcatagaataaaagaataaattttttttttatacaagagttgtgtttcgaaaatattatcagataatcaaaaaattatatgacgtAGCAAAAAGTCGGACAAACTTTCTTGTTTTATGATAGTATTTTAAAGgttgacaaaaattaataacgtatttgtattttttttagcttGAATAAAGTCAAACTATCTtatgttatacataataaaatttactatcgattataattgtaattattattattaagatatatttaaaaagagagatattctatcgagaaaataaaaataatcttgatatattttattaggtaaatatatacacatatatctttttcttttcttcagtgatttaaattattttaaatcgttCTGCTAAATAGAAAACgtaatattttcatctttatgtattaataGTCGTCGAGAggaattagataatatatacaataagatTGTTAGAAATcaagcttaaaaaaaaagtataaacatgttattaattttccaatttttaaagtgaatttttcaaaaacaaaactttgtacaaatgaaaattttttcgcttatttttacacaagaaATCACTTCCATTTTAGTTGTGTTATGATCTCCGATTAATCCTGCGTGTGTGTGCATGCGTGTGTTATGTAATCATAAAATCACACATTGTGTCACGTATTAAATTGTGtacttttttttcgcaaaaaagaaacatatatcCGTgatgaaatatgaattttaaactcGGTGATtctcaaaacaaaaattttaagaatacaaACTCAGTCCCATTTTTTTGGTCCTTTGTTAgtgtgatatttaatatattggaGCTCCGGAGGTCATCTCTTGGTATTACTCAGTTGTATTTTTACAGATACAGCGGCTGATTATTGCAAAAGTAAGAATGTACAAAcatcaaaaagagagagagagagagagagagagagagagagagagagtgtgtgagattgaaagagagaaagagagagagttggTGTGTATGGTTAAAAGACTCATAGAATTTAAGACTCAAAGTTTCCTAAATAGTTTCGTTCGATCAAATAATCGAACAGACACTGAATTCGAAGCGATCGAGTCCACTTGTAAGCATTTCGTTCATTCGCTCAAGCCGTTCCAGGTAGCCATCCTCGGATCCTTATTTCGTTCCTCCTGCATGACGGAACGATAtctgaaataaagaaaaaaaaaaaaaaaaaaaaaaaggcaaaacaaaacaaaacacACCCCTGGAATAGCTTAGGCAGAGGTCATTttcacgtataaaaaatacagtaaACATGGTAACTTCGACGGTGCGACATTTCATTATCAGGTCTGTGGTCTGTCCCTAAGCAGGTGCTGCGCTCCTACAGAGCACAGcagatctatatatatatatatatatatatatatatatatatatatatatatatatatattatattagatatattatatgatattatattctattatattataaggaTACATAAAGCTTAATTTAAGTAAGTGGAGAGCTGATGGCCCTccttatcataataataattattagtaatgTGAAGACACGGCCGCTGCGAGTCTGCTAccatttatatgtgtatggcGGTGTAGCAGTTGAGCGCGGAAGGATAGCGCCTACAGTTTGGCTGTCAATATGTTTGCAGCGGACCATTACAAAGACGATTTGATCCCAGTCAGTAGGTGGAGCTCCGGAGATCGGCGCAGCCTAAGCCACGTATCTAACCTCACCTTACTCTATATATTACCTTAACTCACTACGTGTTTATATACCAACATATattacgtacacacacacaacacacacgcatatatatgtgtatgtatatttatttatatatatatatatgtatatatatatatatataatatgtacacatatatatgtatatattacctGTTATATATACGATGAGGCTAATGCAAAGAAATCGATTGCTTCTGTCAGGAATGCACCCGTGCATTCCTCTGTATTATAAGGACAAGATATATCGCTTCAAATCCAAAAAGTATCATTTTATGACATAGCATATCCCTTAGAAAACggatggtttttttttttttttttttttttttttttttttaaataatttgtataatttagtacaattttttaattaattttaaaattcaggtgatataagagataaaaagttatacattATGTAGCAGAGGTATGAATTGCACGTGCAATTAATGTCAATTAACGTGTTGCAGGATCtattattctgtaattaattcCTAATATAATGCAATTCCTGAATTCACGTGTCATTTTAGAATTACTGTAGAATGTGTTATGATCTTATCTTAGGATTATTGATTTGCAGATTCATatgtaatttcaaaaattcatgtcttttcatatacaggatgtttcaAAATAAGCATGCATGAAAgcacaataaaattatctgattGTGAGTTAACAGTTTTTTCTGtagaaaaattgcatttgagtacatatagttttttaaatcaaagtagtttaaagttgataaaaaatcACTCTTAGTTCATTCAGCTGATATGTTATCTGGTCGATGCTTTAGtctcttttattaaagatttggaagcaagaaataataatcagtgtttttatttcacagataatttaataaaaaaaattgtcttatcaatatttctacagtaaaaataaagcaaGCGAATTTtctgtaatactaatattgtaatttttaatattatatatgtctagaaaaaaatctaacgCGTTCATTATATCGTGCGAGATGTAAATCATTTTATGATTTgttatagttataatttaaaatttctgacACTCAAggagaagaatataaattttgaagcaAACACTTGGAATttcattatacaaatatttcatacgtaacagatgtaatttattttctgcttaaattttctttatcaataaatatttgtttactttaatgaaacaattttcaattcacaaataaataaatagttcttctaaaaaaaaaaatgtttttttctaaaagaagCAATCGCTAACTTTCTGCTAGCCTCAACGTGCATAAAGGTATAAAATGCACCAGGCGTCTCTCGATTCAAAATAGAAAACGCCCCACGTTCAAATTGCGAATAAATAATGTGACTTTTAGCGCAGCcatgtttcattttaaaaccTGTCGCTTAAGACATACGaaaatttcgcaaattttcaaattcttcgGACTTTTTTAACGATCAATACAACATGATCGTAATCGAGTcgtgttgctttttttttttatattgagagaaaaaaaaacacatgaAGTGGAAGTTGTATGTttgataatgatattaaatatactcaAATATTTCTTGAGAAAGAGTGCGCGCATGGAATTTGAATCTATTTTCACTTTTGCTGCCATCGCTTTCGCGCCATTCGAATGGGCGCGTTTGACAATCAGAGGCGCAGGTCGTTATATATATCCAAATCAATATAGCTCCAAGATATTGATATGGATATATCAAGATTTCGTATTAGAATTTCGTGATATTGGCTGACTACTTTATTAACtgtctttttatatacttttttatttttttttattattctatgctCGACATGTCTGCGTGCGTCTGCAGTGCAGTTTTTTCTAAtgcaattgttattttttttttttttaatatccatgataatttaattatcatgagATAGTATACAATTTGGGAACAGAATTAGggattttttcattattaattatatatatatattattgctttattatataaaattcaattatgttGAGTTTCATACATCTTTTattggataaaattttaattaaaaccaaATTCTTctaaagtttttctttttttttttttttttatttaagtttacGTTATGGATTTAAATAGTTTTGTTATATCagata encodes:
- the Pig-q gene encoding phosphatidylinositol N-acetylglucosaminyltransferase subunit Q, which gives rise to MLHNLLVFIPEKLCAKQSGYLLGKVIYDAHSNLKKFYIISLSKAGSTESIKCTLDTIGYYSNINNGAKEFLDYKHSDWVHIAAKRSQNTEDEFCLTNIVLNNKRIDLSTIRATIILYDHRALQETELFESKAASGDHFYELAKLIQSMKDELRTKSKFVCIWETLLTCHIFLYLYPVLWLSKITEKLLPVLKYSSLGLHVYSWLENIKWMLITILHDKNFKLKTGNYALAIVIDIALGIFVLQLLQYYIKDQPSQLLLNNAEKVVETLKDLINWLMGVPAGLKLNHALNNSMGKFFLYHIQLWWTFLTFLKPLLDLAFKILLLFGRLGVTFQISIIADLLALVSFHTYCIYVYAARLFNIQLRGITALFRLFLGKKKNPLRERVDSCQYQTDQLFVGTLSFTILLFLMPTTWIYYTVFTLLRLVSIGFSGFLTRLKFYLQIMPVYTFWKWLLQSYSTCSTVNIKLHSHCAKKRLTILTMTIVVAPWRFTWKKCIADTIICHPSIEWCTILNNIVWGQLL
- the LOC140673718 gene encoding uncharacterized protein — encoded protein: MHPEVVANTYSYIKRMMQMLGNIKNVFSLLLRDKNILLNKRNNLPQITFNIRSKQSTSSKDEFRLSGTDNYNVTDQPIKYSSTKAATMRVNEYRDPYGDSMPWYQPFSVAASLAVFLVYFCILREENDIDLMLDNDLADTLSRIDNSLAENRKKLK